The Telopea speciosissima isolate NSW1024214 ecotype Mountain lineage chromosome 11, Tspe_v1, whole genome shotgun sequence genome includes the window agaagaagatacaggtgggaggagaagaagaagaagaggatttacCTGAGTAGCAGAGGGAGGCGATGTCGCAGAGTGGAGGAGACCTTCGGATCTTCACAAATGGAGAAGACGACGTCGCTAAGGTCACTTCTCGCTGGTGTCCAAGTTTTATCGGGCACAGATTTGCAAGAGtccttattttgtttcatttgagTTGTTTCAAAAGTACAAAAACAAGGGTTTCCTTGTTTCtacatttcttgttttttatgtgtttttttggCCAATTCGTTTCATTAGCATAGAAAAACAAGTCGGAGCATTCAAACGAtagattttgtttttctatGCCAATAAtacagaaaaatataaaaaataagaaacaaaagggTTATCAAACAAGCTCTAAATGAAACCCAGACTTCCAAACTTAACTTTcaggaaaacaaataaaacattCTCTCTTCAAtcccttgatttttttaaatactcatcttttcctttctatagtaatggtgttagtctgcaCTTAGTTAATGGTGTGAAAGGatttttttacccttgtactaaaaacattagaattaaatttacattgctacccttctttcatcttcaagggtattttagagatttaaatttatttaactggttgacatcatcacttaataacataaaactaacggtaaaGATTAATTTGTTATATTGGGGTCTACTacaggggtgatgtgtaatttatcttttttattttaaatgtatTGACTTTAAATCAACTCAGCAGAATCGGGTAAAATATCCCAATAATTAGAAGCTCCAAGAAATCCGAAGAGACTTGCATTTCTGTAAAGATTCAGAACTCTGGGTAATTTAGATCCAAAGTCTATTCAAGTATTGGTAACAGAATTAGTACCAAAAGGAGGAGGATTAGAACAGATTCTTGTCCAGAAATGGTTTCTCAAGATgaaaatggaaccaaagacaGAGAGGCCCTTAGCATTTCTACTAGGGTTTAAGATCTCACACTCATCAAGGAATTCCTGAtcgaaagaagaaaaggggcaaAAAAAGGGTTCCACCGTATTTCAGTTGGGACCCAGCATGAGTTACATAACTTTCCTGAGCGACTCGTCCGACTGCTTCGATTTCTCATCTCGAGCCTTCTTAGCCGTTTTCACCATTAAAATAGTCGCCTGAGAAGAAGAAACCTTCTTAGGTTGTGAGAAGGATCTTATATTGTTCTTGGCGTGTTGTTGCAGTGACCTCAAGATATAATTCCATCTACAGATACCTTGATCTTTCAATACCTCCACTGCTCCGATGCTCGCAGCCACGATCCAAGCTTTGCTTATCGAACTCTCTTCTTAGCCGTTTTCACCATTGAAGTAGTCGCTCTGGTATAATTTGTCGTCTCCGAGAgttgcaggagagagagagagattgggtaactagggttaggttagggttgggtgGATGAATGGCATCTTTTAAATCTGACCATAGGATGGAGTATGTTAGAAATGGAGCGGATAAAAATCCTTCGAATTAACTTCAAGGGGTTAGCGcagctggcttggaggggaTATGAGACTCCGCCTTAcgaagcgaggtctcgtgatcaaacctttgCCGCtgtataatttcttggggccacccgcctgaggctcactagggcccagaagctcccggttcatgcgtggcgcgggggtcatgtacgagctcaggggggatttagtcggcctaaagtcggatacccctcctgtctcccaaaaaaaaaaaaaaaaaaatccctcgAATTTCTAATAATTAATGAATGAGTTCTTctttaaccaaaaaataaataaaaatgaatgaGGTCTTCAAAAATTATCTCCATAAGTTAATTTCAGTCTTCTTCAGTGATATTTTGATTTATAATTAAACAGTAAAACTGGAGAAGAGTATATGAACCACCTAGAGATTACTTTAAATCTATTAAGGACTCAACAACTATTTGTAAAAAGggcaaagtgaaaattttcccttgaaTGGGGCTCTTACAAGTGACCTATCCATGGATTTCATTGAAGGTCTTCCAAATTATAAGGGGAACTCTGTTATTTTTGTGGTTGTAGATAGGCTTTTCAAATTCTCACGTCAGTCTTATCTCACAACCTTATTCAAGAGCGCCTCTATTACCCAATTATTTTTTGAGCAAGTTTTTAAATTGTATGGCATGCTTAAAAGCATTTGTATGGAATGTCTAAAACAATTGTCTGTGATAGAGATATCACCTTCACTAACATCTTTTCGAATGAGCTCATCAAATTTCACGGaaccaatttcaatttcagatcctcttaccacccccaatttGATGACCAAACTGAAGTGATCAATCGAATAAGGAATGGGCACGATGGATTCCTTAGGTAGAGTATTGTTATAATATGAGACCTcattcttctaccaaaaaaactcTTTTTGGGGTCGTGCATGGAAAACTACCACCAACACTACTATCATATATTCCAAGAATTGCAAAAGTttaaggttatgtttggtatgcattcttggaatgcaggttgatttcacattctagGATGattaatgcattccaagaatgcatcaAATACAGCCTAAGTGATTGAACGAGATTTGGTTGATAGAGAAGCAAGTCATCCGAGAATTGCAAAAGCAGCTGAATGTGGCCCAGCAGTGCATGAAGAAAATTTATCTCAAGCTGCAACCATATCGACAACCATCGTTATCTTTCTGAAAGAATCTTAAATTATCTCCcaagcatagttggaaaactaagTTTTATGTCTTGACTCGTCtttcagaaaaacctggtgaATTGGCCTTGTCAAACCCGATCAAGACGAGTCatgtattttgtaattttttaatgtaataaatatgtatagattagtgaaaaatcagaaaaatacagAATAAATATGagaagggaagcagttttctgtacgggagggTGGCatatgctagcactcccatgtgtctatctctctcctccttaaaacaaaggggcagaggtgtcttttcacatggggaggagagagatagactcatgggagtgctggcgtaggccacactcccgtacaggaaactttttcccatatgagaaaaccagaaaacaaaTTAACGAATAAtttttttgattaaaaaaattgaaaggaatcATACATCAATATATTTTGAGTAtttaccattgaacaagagtaGAGAGTCAAGGAGTTGAGGGttcttattttttggtgaaaaaagaAGCTACTTAATTAAACATAATTAGATGAAGTTGAGGGTTCTTATTGTTTTAAAATATGGATGCACTATTTTATTCAACTCGGTTTCTCAATGACCCAGCtttatgaattttttaaaaacgaATAAACTCACCAAGTTTGTCATGACTAAGGTAAAATTactgagtcttatttgactcagaCGATTTATGATCCAGGCTCGTCATTTTTTACCTTGACCCAGTCTACTCAACTTTTGAAcaggttttccaaaattgaCTCGACTCGAGTGACTCGCACCAATCAAAACCTACAGTCGTCAGTCTTCAGGCCAGCAGCAACGGTAGGCTGCTACAATTGTGGGCTGCAACTCTGTGTTTACATGAAGTTAAGGATAGAGGAATAGTCTTCCATCCGATTCCTCATTTCTTTGATAATAACCCGTTCTACCTTATGCGATCGTGCATGAAAACCCTCCCTTATGTAAAACCTTCTACTGTAAATGTTTAGAGTTGAAGCACACCCGTCATAAAGATCCTATCATTGCAAACTTGGTCCTACGACCATGGGTTTTGAAGATTCCCTAAACCTCTCTGAATTTAACCGTCAGAATTGCAATACTATAGGAGTATAGCCAATGCAAGAGATGTTTTTAGGGGCATGCTGATCTAGAAAACTGTTGGGATAACCGTCGTAGTCGTTGTAGATAGGGATCCTGAACCATAGCTCAGTTGTCAACATCTTAACCTCTGATTCTCAACTAAAACCATTTGCCTTGTTGTAGTGTCTTCAGTGAATTACATAATTCATACGAGAATCAATGAAAATTACTGGGAAAGAGTAAAGAGGGTGCAACTACATTATGAGAAGCTGATGGTATATACAATATGCAAAGAATACAAATttatatcccccccccccccttctttccctCCTGCATTTTCAATTAACTGGATATATATCCATCTGACTGAACAGTCAGAAAGCCGCATTTTCCTCTTCAGCCAGCTTCCCACAAATACAATGAACATTTAcaaacattaaataaaaaaggaaaaaaaaaaaaaagaattagggCAACAGCGTCAAAATTGAGAGCCAACAGACAACTAATACACACTGTACATTGGCTGTGATTAGATTCAGCTGTTAAACTCCATTAAGCTTTGCTAGAAACTGGTTGAGATTGTATTCCTCTGTGTACTGTGATTGATCCCAAAGCTCCTCTAGTCCACCAAGTATAGCTTTCAACCCCTTCCCACCACCAACTGAGTTTGGGTCTCCGTCAAAGCTACCGTCTAAACTCTTTGAAACAGTAGTACCCTGGTTGATCCAATAATGTCCAAAATTTTAACAAGGTGAGAGTGAGAATTAGCAGAATGTCTCAACTGCGGCTAAAGAATTCAATATCTAGGCTTCCCCACCAAGCGGGAGAGATTTGCATTTGTGCTTTAAATCCATAAGTAAGTTTGGAGACAAACTAATGTGCTTACCAACAATAAAAGAATCATATATTCAGGTTTTAATCATGCCTCTCATCCGAAAAAAGCAAAGTAATTTTATTATTCCGGTGTAGAAATGCAacaattttcttcatttattaAAATGTGAGATATAAAATGTAGAGAGTGGTCAATATTACCTTTCTGCTGGTCTGGGCTGATGTGAATAGATCAAGCAACTGGTCTGTATTCATTGTCTTCAAGCTGGTGTTCTCTGCATTAATAACTGCATTAGCAACTGAAACTTTGAACTTTTGGAGGCTCATAACTTTCTCTTCCAGAGTTCCACGCATGATAAGACGATGGACATTCACAACTTTGCGTTGACCCAACCTATGAGCTCTGTCCATAGCCTGAATTATAGAAACAAACAATAAGAATAGAAAGTGATGTATCATATATGACAGGTCATTGTCTTGTTGTCCTACAACTTAACCATAAATGTCTAGTGGTGCATTTACGTGGCCTAGGGTGGATCCCAAATTTAGTAGTTTGCAGCAAGATAGAGAGCCTCAACCTTAGCTTCTTCAGCCAAATGAGCATAAATCAAATCTAATGTAATTTGGATACAGTAATTGGTTCTATTTCTAGTAGTTTGGTTTAATTAGTAAATTGTCTTATTCAGTATTTAATTCATCTTTAATTACAATAAAATTGTAAAGGGAACAAATGATGGATAGCCTGGAAGGTGAAGTCAGAATTGTAAATGAGAACTTCAAAGCATAATGAATTTCCAGAAATAATAGAATATTGAGAGAATGAAGTGCATTGTAAAATTCTTTGACCTAATCCAATCTAAAATCTAGATCCCACCATATCCATTACCTCACAGAGGGAGATCTACATCTTTATACACAAAGGATGAAGTGCATGACAGGTACCTACCATTTTCTAGTCCTACTGCCCACCATTGCACACTTTCCCAAATTAGTGCCTAGGATCATCCAAACAAGATGGTGTTAGAAACATTTTACATGGAATTCATTTTTATTAAGTTGCTCCTCATATAAAGACATGCCATCGAGTATATTTCCATATTCCTCGCCATCAAGAGAAAAGCTTGACCGATAAGGTTGTGAACTATCCATTCACTCAACAACCCCTtatagtttcaagctttctaatTTCAGGGCTAGGGAGTTGAGCTCCTCTAGAGAAGAACTGGATTTGTCTTATTGATGGACTCCTCTTCCAACAAGCATTCACTGCAGTTGAGACAGCTAATGTGATCTGCTTCTCCAACCCGATGGACAGCCAAAAAACAGATGAATGGTTGAATGcttctattttcctctttttgctGCTTCTACAAACCCTTCTAATAAGTCCACTGCTGCATTTATTTTCTCACACTTTAAGATGTGTTAAGTAGCCCAAGTCTTCGCAATTTGCAGAACAGGAGATGGCTAGGCTAGCATCTCCGAAGCAGACCAACTGCTGATATGAACATGGGGGGGTTGATCATCCTTGGGAACAAAAAGAAGCTGAGCTGTATCTatttatctatctatctatctatatcaGCTGCAGTTCTCCCTGCAAAATGCTTTACTTCTCTTTGGGAACCTGAAATTAAGATTGCAGGAGTTGAGATATTCACAGGAATAGGGACGAGAACAAGTAAGCAACGTCAAAGGGAAATCAAACcattccctctcctctctttaaCTTCAACTCTTCCCAGATATAGATGCCATGACTGATTTTGAATTCATGACTGTCAATCATGCAGTTATGGTTGCCCTTGTTGCTGGGAGCCCTGCTGAGTGCTTCCACTAGattaataaagggaaaaaaaacaatacCATTGCTCTGGCAACGACTCTTGACAGTAGAAGTGGTTGAGATCAGTGCCAGAAACTGTCTGGTTTAGCAGGTGACTGCTGTTACAGAGGAGATAGTTGATGCCTGAACGTTCACGGAGAGATTGAAGGGAAAAACTGACATGGACAAAAAATTGGAGACCATGTGCTGCATAATCCATTACTTTCTTTAATAAAAACTTAACAAAGGATCCTGCGCGGCAATTTGGAAATGTTGGATGGCAGGTGCTAATTTGGCAAATGTTAGGGTCCTGCTCTGCCAATTTGTCCTACATAAAATCACTCTTCCATAACAAGCATTGCATCCGTGATTTTAAAACTGGAATGGATTTCAGACTGTTTTGGCAGGTA containing:
- the LOC122645114 gene encoding uncharacterized protein LOC122645114; translated protein: MLTTELWFRIPIYNDYDEESSISKAWIVAASIGAVEVLKDQGICRWNYILRSLQQHAKNNIRSFSQPKKVSSSQATILMVKTAKKARDEKSKQSDESLRKVM